In Armatimonadota bacterium, the following proteins share a genomic window:
- a CDS encoding rod shape-determining protein RodA encodes MTLNASHDPLVIERKESRGHDWGMLLTAALLLAVGIFSLASIDNARGTVFASRQMIFAALGMVVFFIFNRIKLATFRAMAPVLYGANILVLVATLLVGKSRGVTSRWIDIGPFQFQPSEISKLLLALTLATYFANREDKMDELGTYLGALLHAAPILALILLQPHLGATVALLFLLLSVAIAAGVPWKYFPATLAILVAVGGIAWFTPKVMPPYMRARVEAQIDKFVGGDHDPRGKDYQQWQSKMAIGSGGATGEGFFRGEQKAAGVIPVQEADFIFSVIGEEGGFFGSCLVLSLYGAFFFFVWRRGFMAQTLMGRSVAVGLMAVLGFHTVANLAMVIGFGPVVGLWLPFMSHGGTSLWMCMGALGLLDQCE; translated from the coding sequence GTGACGCTCAACGCCAGCCACGACCCGCTGGTGATTGAACGGAAAGAATCCCGCGGCCACGATTGGGGGATGCTGCTGACGGCGGCGCTGTTGCTGGCGGTGGGGATTTTCTCGCTTGCGAGCATAGACAATGCCCGGGGAACGGTTTTTGCCAGCCGCCAAATGATTTTTGCCGCCCTGGGTATGGTTGTTTTCTTCATCTTCAACCGGATCAAATTGGCGACCTTTCGGGCGATGGCCCCGGTCCTTTACGGGGCCAACATCCTGGTTTTGGTTGCCACGCTTTTGGTCGGCAAGAGCCGCGGCGTGACATCGCGCTGGATCGATATCGGACCGTTCCAGTTCCAACCGAGCGAAATCAGCAAGCTCCTTTTGGCCTTGACCCTTGCGACTTATTTCGCCAACCGGGAAGACAAGATGGACGAGTTGGGAACCTATCTGGGGGCGCTCTTGCATGCGGCCCCGATCCTTGCCCTCATCTTGTTACAGCCCCACTTGGGGGCGACTGTGGCCCTTTTGTTCCTCCTCCTTTCGGTTGCAATTGCCGCCGGTGTCCCTTGGAAGTACTTTCCGGCCACATTGGCCATCCTTGTGGCGGTCGGGGGTATTGCCTGGTTCACGCCCAAGGTAATGCCGCCATATATGCGCGCCCGGGTGGAGGCCCAGATCGACAAGTTTGTGGGTGGCGACCACGATCCCCGCGGCAAGGACTACCAGCAATGGCAGTCCAAAATGGCGATCGGTTCCGGCGGTGCCACGGGAGAAGGGTTTTTCCGTGGTGAGCAAAAGGCGGCGGGAGTGATTCCAGTGCAGGAGGCGGACTTCATTTTTTCAGTGATCGGCGAAGAAGGAGGGTTCTTTGGCTCCTGCCTGGTGTTGTCGCTGTACGGCGCGTTCTTCTTTTTTGTGTGGCGGCGCGGGTTCATGGCTCAGACCTTGATGGGTCGCTCGGTTGCGGTCGGCCTGATGGCGGTTTTGGGATTCCACACGGTGGCAAACCTTGCCATGGTGATCGGCTTTGGACCGGTTGTTGGACTTTGGTTGCCTTTCATGAGCCACGGTGGAACGTCTTTGTGGATGTGCATGGGTGCATTGGGTTTGCTGGACCAATGCGAATGA
- a CDS encoding DNA translocase FtsK 4TM domain-containing protein: MARSRKTKDAPSHRVPDIAGIILLALGFIVLIGLGMRQGGLVGDSLASFFSLIFGRGAWIVPLTLGGVGIGLIRGHSKVAATHLVWGASLIFLGILGGLASPVGGDFFTDGAMAGSGGYIGAVVGWTLTSLLGAGKVVAIVSMVVIGITLCVDQPVKELIGKITPTLREPEDQKPKRKAVVQSREEEAGKESLRDKTLRMLGNQPGEEEPEPEPTRRAAPVITESKPRAKQPDFELDSTNHGPKDGYVLPPLDLLVTPSSKKKRDPKEVQRNIEILEDTLEQFGVQANVMEVANGPTITRYEVALGAGIRVNKIKNLADNVALSLAAQSVRVEAPIPGKSAIGFEIPTAQRQMVYLREMVDSLEFHDTASKLTVALGQDVAGIAKYTDLTRMPHLLVGGATNSGKSICLATIIMSLILRMTPKDLRLVMIDPKRVELTLFEALPHLMCPVVKDVKEAAGVLRAVVREMDRRYDMFSEAGVRNIDGWNAKANFADRLPYIVVIVDELADLMIQCRNEVETSIARLAQLARATGIHLIIATQRPSVDVITGTIKNNISSRIAFAVSSGTDSRTILDQVGAEDLIGKGDMLFLPIDATKPIRVQGCYVSEKEIEDVCKFWSDQEKPSYTINPVEVAIRDKEDQMREQSDADEHWDDAVRWVVERGSASTSMLQRRFSIGFQRASRLLDMMEERGIVGPRDGPRPREVLVDVMQVESILGNAAYESPMPDGAYLDED, translated from the coding sequence ATGGCACGGAGCCGCAAGACCAAGGACGCGCCCTCGCACCGCGTTCCAGATATCGCCGGGATCATTTTATTGGCCCTGGGTTTTATTGTGCTCATCGGTCTGGGCATGAGGCAAGGCGGTCTGGTTGGAGATTCTTTGGCCAGCTTTTTCAGCCTGATTTTCGGACGGGGGGCCTGGATAGTTCCACTGACACTTGGGGGGGTCGGCATCGGCCTAATCCGCGGCCATTCGAAGGTGGCGGCAACCCACCTGGTCTGGGGTGCCTCATTGATCTTTTTGGGCATCTTGGGCGGACTTGCCTCCCCGGTCGGTGGCGACTTTTTCACCGATGGCGCCATGGCGGGCTCCGGGGGCTACATCGGGGCGGTGGTGGGGTGGACCCTCACCTCCTTGTTGGGGGCGGGCAAGGTTGTTGCAATCGTATCGATGGTTGTGATCGGCATCACCTTGTGCGTCGACCAGCCGGTTAAGGAGCTCATTGGCAAAATCACCCCAACGTTGCGCGAACCGGAAGACCAAAAGCCGAAGCGCAAGGCGGTTGTGCAATCGCGGGAGGAAGAAGCCGGAAAGGAATCCTTGCGTGACAAAACCCTGAGGATGCTGGGCAACCAACCTGGCGAGGAAGAACCGGAGCCGGAGCCGACCCGCCGGGCGGCACCCGTCATCACCGAGTCCAAGCCGCGAGCCAAGCAGCCGGATTTTGAACTCGATTCCACAAACCACGGCCCCAAAGACGGCTATGTTTTGCCGCCGCTTGATTTGCTCGTCACCCCGTCATCTAAGAAGAAGCGCGACCCCAAGGAAGTCCAGCGGAACATCGAGATTTTGGAAGACACTTTGGAGCAGTTCGGTGTCCAAGCCAACGTGATGGAGGTTGCCAACGGCCCGACGATCACGCGGTACGAGGTGGCACTCGGCGCCGGGATCAGGGTCAACAAAATTAAAAACCTGGCCGACAATGTCGCGCTGTCACTTGCCGCGCAAAGCGTCCGGGTCGAAGCGCCGATCCCGGGCAAAAGCGCGATCGGGTTTGAGATTCCGACCGCCCAGCGCCAGATGGTCTACCTGCGCGAGATGGTAGACAGCCTGGAGTTCCACGACACCGCAAGCAAGCTGACGGTCGCCTTGGGCCAAGATGTTGCGGGGATCGCAAAGTACACCGACCTCACCCGCATGCCGCACTTGTTGGTTGGCGGGGCAACCAACTCGGGCAAATCCATCTGCCTGGCTACCATCATCATGTCGCTGATCTTGCGGATGACCCCGAAAGATCTCCGACTGGTGATGATCGACCCCAAACGGGTGGAACTCACCTTGTTTGAAGCCTTGCCCCACTTGATGTGCCCTGTGGTCAAAGATGTGAAGGAGGCGGCCGGGGTTTTGCGGGCAGTGGTGCGCGAAATGGATCGCCGGTACGATATGTTTTCTGAAGCCGGCGTGCGCAACATCGACGGTTGGAACGCCAAGGCCAATTTTGCCGACCGCCTGCCCTACATCGTAGTGATTGTGGACGAGCTTGCCGATCTCATGATCCAATGCCGCAACGAGGTCGAAACCAGCATCGCCCGCCTGGCCCAGCTCGCCCGCGCGACCGGCATCCACCTCATCATCGCCACCCAGCGCCCCAGCGTGGATGTCATTACCGGCACGATCAAAAACAACATCTCTAGCCGGATTGCGTTTGCCGTTTCAAGCGGGACAGATAGCCGCACGATCCTCGACCAAGTCGGCGCCGAGGATTTGATCGGCAAGGGGGACATGCTCTTTTTACCGATCGATGCGACAAAGCCGATCCGCGTCCAGGGATGCTATGTCAGCGAAAAGGAGATCGAGGACGTTTGTAAGTTCTGGAGCGACCAAGAAAAGCCGAGTTACACGATCAACCCGGTCGAAGTGGCGATCCGGGACAAAGAAGACCAGATGCGGGAACAGTCCGATGCGGACGAGCATTGGGACGATGCGGTGCGGTGGGTGGTGGAACGGGGATCGGCCAGCACGTCGATGCTGCAACGGCGGTTTTCGATCGGGTTCCAGCGGGCTTCCCGTTTGCTGGACATGATGGAGGAACGGGGGATTGTTGGCCCGCGCGACGGCCCGCGCCCGCGCGAGGTCCTTGTGGACGTGATGCAGGTCGAATCGATCTTGGGGAACGCGGCATATGAATCCCCGATGCCGGACGGCGCCTATTTGGATGAGGATTGA
- a CDS encoding polysaccharide deacetylase family protein, whose translation MPRQYPIPPGFAGRFVAARIPTTQKVIALTFDDGPDPVTTPKILAALQANHAHATFFVLGRNARQYPWLLRQIVLDGHAIGTHSFSHAARLGLGVASAENSLTSQIVYQATGMRTPLFRPPYGMRDSALNQDARSRGWVSFFWSISSADTATKDPEVVFRNVCFTPGNGEIVLMHDVKPHTAEAVPKILEELGGRGYRFVTLPELIRLAPPAGT comes from the coding sequence ATGCCTCGGCAGTATCCGATCCCGCCCGGGTTCGCGGGCCGATTTGTCGCGGCCCGCATCCCCACAACTCAAAAGGTGATCGCCCTGACCTTCGACGATGGTCCAGATCCGGTGACGACGCCGAAAATTTTGGCGGCCCTGCAGGCAAACCACGCCCACGCGACATTTTTTGTGTTGGGGCGCAATGCCCGGCAATACCCGTGGCTGTTGCGCCAAATCGTTTTGGATGGCCACGCCATCGGTACCCACTCCTTTTCCCATGCCGCCCGGCTCGGACTGGGGGTCGCATCGGCTGAGAACTCCCTGACCTCACAGATCGTGTACCAGGCGACGGGGATGCGCACTCCGCTATTCCGGCCGCCATATGGGATGCGGGATAGTGCGCTGAACCAGGATGCCCGTTCGCGCGGTTGGGTGTCGTTCTTCTGGTCGATTTCATCTGCAGATACGGCGACCAAGGATCCTGAAGTCGTATTCCGGAATGTCTGCTTTACCCCGGGCAACGGCGAGATCGTGCTGATGCACGACGTGAAGCCGCACACGGCTGAAGCCGTGCCCAAAATTTTGGAAGAACTTGGAGGCCGGGGATACCGTTTTGTGACCTTGCCCGAATTGATTCGGTTGGCCCCGCCAGCGGGCACCTGA
- a CDS encoding OsmC family protein, with protein sequence MAKMHEYPVTVRWQGGRGGSGQASGDRSGTASPLATPPEFGGSGNGTNPEELLAKAVAGCYSITFGIIAETRRIPLVGVETHATGVVEENGPQFTYQSITIRPTITLSADATDEQVALAEQMSHKADLYCIITNAIRDKVSISVEPTIIRG encoded by the coding sequence ATGGCAAAAATGCATGAGTACCCGGTGACGGTTCGCTGGCAAGGCGGGCGGGGTGGTTCGGGACAAGCATCAGGAGATCGGTCGGGGACGGCAAGCCCCCTGGCTACGCCCCCAGAATTCGGCGGATCCGGCAATGGCACAAACCCAGAAGAGCTTTTGGCCAAGGCGGTCGCGGGCTGTTACAGCATCACATTTGGCATTATCGCCGAAACCCGCAGGATCCCCCTGGTGGGCGTTGAAACCCATGCCACCGGGGTTGTGGAAGAAAACGGGCCGCAGTTCACCTACCAGTCCATCACCATCCGCCCCACGATCACGTTGTCGGCGGATGCGACGGACGAGCAGGTAGCCCTGGCTGAACAGATGTCCCACAAAGCCGACCTTTACTGCATCATCACCAACGCGATCCGCGACAAGGTGTCGATCTCGGTTGAACCGACGATCATCCGCGGCTAG
- a CDS encoding triose-phosphate isomerase — protein sequence MRSPLVAGNWKMNLTSAEGEALVNEIVHLAGEQFDVDVVVCPPFLAIPKIADVCRRSRVKLGAQDCFWKDSGAFTGQVSPTQLAEFHVDYCIVGHSETRGRFGQLEIPESAASLFSESDETVNLKIKALFFHGITPILCVGETLAERESGQTDPVIAAQLKGALDGIDASELFGLVVAYEPVWAIGTGRTCDAAEANRVCSVIRSEIEAIADAEVAQSVRILYGGSVKPENAAELFAQADIDGGLVGGASLKAAGFLEIIRAVG from the coding sequence ATGCGGAGCCCCCTTGTTGCCGGCAACTGGAAAATGAACCTCACTTCTGCCGAAGGGGAGGCGCTTGTAAACGAGATCGTGCACTTGGCGGGTGAACAGTTCGATGTCGACGTCGTGGTTTGCCCGCCGTTTTTGGCCATCCCCAAAATTGCAGACGTGTGCCGCCGTTCACGGGTGAAGCTTGGGGCGCAAGATTGTTTTTGGAAGGATAGCGGCGCGTTCACCGGCCAAGTGAGCCCAACCCAGTTAGCCGAATTCCATGTGGACTATTGCATTGTTGGACACAGCGAAACGCGGGGCCGGTTTGGCCAATTGGAGATTCCCGAATCTGCGGCCAGCCTTTTTTCCGAATCGGATGAAACGGTCAACCTCAAAATCAAGGCCCTGTTCTTCCATGGCATCACGCCGATTTTGTGCGTGGGTGAGACTTTGGCCGAGCGGGAATCTGGCCAAACCGACCCGGTGATCGCCGCCCAGCTCAAAGGGGCTCTTGACGGGATCGACGCTTCCGAGTTGTTCGGATTGGTTGTGGCCTATGAGCCGGTGTGGGCCATCGGCACGGGCCGAACCTGCGATGCTGCCGAGGCCAACCGGGTTTGCTCGGTGATCCGTTCCGAGATCGAAGCGATTGCGGATGCCGAAGTTGCCCAAAGTGTTCGCATCCTTTATGGCGGTTCAGTGAAGCCCGAAAATGCGGCCGAATTGTTTGCCCAAGCGGATATCGACGGCGGATTAGTTGGCGGGGCAAGCCTGAAGGCGGCGGGGTTCTTGGAAATCATCCGCGCCGTGGGCTGA
- the msrB gene encoding peptide-methionine (R)-S-oxide reductase MsrB, with product MSGDYKVEKTEAEWREQLNEDEFHVLREHGTERPFTGEYWDFKGEGEYRCRACDTLLFGSDAKFDSGCGWPSFFRSFTDTIEYIEDTSHGMHRIEVRCKNCGSHLGHVFDDAPQTPTGQRYCINSLSIRFKETPKE from the coding sequence ATGAGTGGAGACTACAAAGTCGAAAAGACAGAGGCAGAATGGCGCGAACAACTCAACGAAGACGAATTCCACGTGCTCAGGGAACACGGTACCGAGCGGCCATTCACCGGCGAGTATTGGGATTTTAAGGGTGAGGGCGAATACCGGTGCCGCGCCTGCGACACGTTGCTCTTTGGCAGTGACGCCAAATTTGACTCAGGTTGCGGATGGCCGAGCTTTTTCCGATCTTTCACCGACACCATCGAATACATCGAAGACACTTCTCACGGCATGCACCGGATCGAGGTCCGGTGCAAGAACTGCGGGTCGCATCTCGGCCATGTTTTCGATGACGCGCCCCAAACCCCCACGGGCCAGAGGTATTGCATCAACAGCCTGAGCATCCGGTTCAAAGAGACTCCAAAGGAATAG
- a CDS encoding RNA polymerase sigma factor: MTERLSPTQATLINRAAILESHRADSLRMARRITGNQASAEDAVQNAFLRLLDSPQFPTLSPDLIRYVRRTVANCAIDVLRSAKPVSELPESLPNTENPQLDMEIEQTLGRLSPDHRAVIALHLGEGYSYREIADALQIPMGTVASRLNQARVEFKKIWGES, encoded by the coding sequence ATGACTGAACGACTCTCCCCTACCCAGGCCACCCTGATCAACCGGGCCGCCATACTGGAATCGCATCGGGCAGATTCCCTCCGGATGGCGCGCCGGATCACCGGCAACCAAGCCAGTGCCGAAGACGCTGTGCAAAACGCTTTCCTGCGGCTGTTGGATTCACCGCAATTCCCCACCCTCTCACCTGATCTCATCCGGTATGTCCGGCGCACGGTTGCCAATTGCGCCATCGACGTCCTGAGATCTGCCAAGCCGGTTTCAGAACTTCCCGAAAGCCTGCCAAACACCGAAAACCCCCAACTGGATATGGAGATCGAACAGACCTTGGGCCGGCTCTCGCCCGACCATCGGGCAGTCATCGCCCTCCACCTGGGTGAAGGCTACAGCTACCGGGAAATCGCCGATGCCCTCCAAATCCCCATGGGCACGGTCGCCAGCAGGCTGAACCAGGCCCGGGTCGAATTCAAAAAAATCTGGGGTGAATCATGA